The stretch of DNA ACCAGCGGCACCTGCTCCGGCTGGGTGAACAGCTCGTCGAGCGCCGTATCGCCCGGCGTCTCGGGGGGATCGGTCGCCACGAGGCCCGGTTCGCACGGCAACGACAAAAAGAAGCCCCCGACGACACACCTATGTTTCCGCCCGGCGACGCGTATGCTATGACCTCACACGCTACGGCCGTGCTGGAGCGACTCGCTCGCTCCGCGCTCCTCCCCGTGTGTGTGCTGTCCGGCGTCGTCGTCGTCTTCGGCTTCTTTTTCCCCGCTATCGTCGGCTCCGTCGTCTCCGGTCGCGGATGGCTCGTCCTCTCGCTACTCTTTTTCGGCACCGGGCTCACCTACCTCGCACTCCTCCCGGTGGACTCCCCCGACGCCGACGACTCACAGCCGGGGGCGCCGTATCTCCTCCGGGTCCGGCACCTCTCGTGGCGCAACTGGGCCGGCGGCTTCCTCGCCAGACAGGACCCCGTCACGTTCGGCGTGCCGGTCGTCGTCCTCGGCGGCTTCTTCGCCGCCCGCCTCCTCGCGCCCACCCAAACCGGTGTGGCCGTCACGGCGGCCCGGCGCGTCCTCTTCGGGCGTTTCGACTGGGTCTTCCTGGGCGCCATGTTCCTCGCCGTCGGCTACGCCTTCGTTCTCCTCGTCGGTCCGTGGGGGTCGATCAGACTCGGCGGCCCCGACGCCGAACCGGATTACACGTACCCGACGTACTTCGCGATGGTCTTTACCGCCGGCATCGCCGCGGGCGTCGTCTTCTGGGGCCCCGCCGAGTCGCTCTTCCACTACGGATCGCCCCCACCCGGGACGGGTGTCACGCCCCGTTCCGCCGCCGCCGCCGTCGTCGCGCTCACCTACGCGAGCTTCCACTGGGGCGTGTCGGCGTGGTGTGCCTACCTCGTCGTCGGCCTCCCCATCGCCTACTACACGCACCAGCACGGCGCCCCGCTCCGCGTCTCGACGATTCTCACCCCTTTTCTCGGCGTCGACGGCCTCGACGGCGCGCTCGCGAAACTCGTCGACGTGTTGGCCATCTTCGCCACCATCGGTGGCATCGCCACCTCCGTCGCGTTCGTCGGCCAACAGTTCCTCGCCGGCATCACTTTCCAGTGGGGCGTCGCCGTCGGGGGGTCCGGCGCCCTCCTCTTCGTCGCCGGCCTCGTCGTCATCTACGGCGTCTCGGCCGAGAGCGGCGTCCAACGCGGCATCCGTCGCATCGCCGGCGTCAACCTCGTCCTCTTCGTGCTCTTCGCGCTCCTGCTTTTGATCGTCGGCCCCCGCGGGTTCGTCCTCGACGTCGGCGCCGCCGCCCTCGGCCGCTACGCCACCGACTTCGTGTCGATGAGCTTCGTCGCCTCCTCCCCGTGGGCCGCCGACTGGACGGTCTGGAACTGGGCGTGGTGGTTCTCGTGGGCGCCCTTCGCCGGCCTCTTTCTCGCGGCGCTCTCGAAGGGTCGCCGGGTGCGGACCGTCGTCTTCACTGGCGTCGTCGCCACGTCGGTCGCCTCCGTCTGTTGGCACCTGTTGTTCGGCGGCACTGCACTCGCACTCCAACGATCCGGCCGGGCCGACGTACTCGCCACCATCGACGCCGCCGGCGGCGCCGAAGCCGTCGCCGGCTTCCCGGTCCTCGCCGCACTCCCGCTCTCGCGGCTCCTCCTCTTTGCCTTCCTCGCGCTCATCGTCGTCTTCATCGTCACCTCCGCGGACACGTCGACGCTCGTCGTGTCGATTCTCGCCACTCGCCGGGGCGTCGCACCGACCACCGGGAGCATCGTCTTCTGGGGGGTCCTCCAGGGGCTCGTCGCCGGCGCCGTGTTGCTCGTCGGCGGCGGCGAGTCGCTACAGGTCGCGGCCGTACTGACCGGAGGGCCGTTCGCGGTCCTCTCGGTGGTCGCGCTGGCCGGCCTGACCCTCGCATTCCGCCGTCACGAACGCGGGCGCTCGACGCTCGTCGGCCGGATTCGGGCCGCAGTCGGTCGCGCCGGCGACCCACCCGGCGACGACGGCTAACGGTACACCGGACGAAGGTCCGTGACGTCCTTGTCGTAGCCGAGCCAGACGCTGAGGGCCGACGCGGCCACCACGAGATAGATCGGGAAGAGCGCGAACAGGGCGTACAGCGCCATCGCCGCCGTGAGGGCGCCCGACAGATAGCCGGCCCCGAGGGTGGCGAGACCGACGACGCCGGCGGTCAGCATCCCGAGCCGGAAGGCGCTCCGCGCGGCCGGCCCCGGCGTCCGTTTCAGAGTCGTCATCGATAGTCGGCGTAGGCCGTTCGGCGGTATAAGTCGCCGGATTTCACGTGGCCGACGACGCCAGCGCGACCGTCTCGAATCGCTCCCGCAGCCGCTCGGCCTCCTCCGGGAGGGCCGCGCCCACGACGTAGCGGGCGTGATCGGAGAAAACGTCGAGCAGGCCCTGGATGCGCTCCGCGTCCAGCATCTCGATGGCGTCCACGACGACGGCAGGGACCGTCTCGGCCACGTCGTAGACGAGATAGCCCGCGAGCGCGATCACCAGCCCGACGACCTCGCGCTCGCTCTTGCTGAGGGTAGCGACCGGCGCGCGGTAGACGCCCCCGTCGTCCGCCGTCCGGACGACCTGTAGGTCGAAGACCGTTCCCGGTTCCTCCTCGCGGCGCTCGACCCAGACGCGTTCGAGCGCCCGGTACGAGAGTCGATCCAGCACGCGCTCCAGACACTCGTTGACCGTCTCGACCGTCTCGCGCTCGATCCGCTCGACGCGCTCCCGACACGCCGCGAGCCGGTCGGTCACCGCGTCCCGCTCCTCGCGGAGCGACTCGCGCTCCGCTTTCGCCTCCTCGGCGGCCTCGATCCGCTCCTCCACCTCGGCGAGTTCACGTTCGAGCCGACCGCGCTCGTACTCCAGTTCGCTCACCTCGCGGTGGCGCTCGACGACCGCGTCGGCGGCGTCGGTCGCGTCGAGGTCCGCCTCCAGCGACGCGATCCGGTCGCGGACGTCGTCGAGGCGCTCTTCGAGGTCGGCGAGCGTCCGCTCGCGCTCCTCGACGTCGCGTTCGAGACGCCGACGGCGCTCCACGAGGTCCGCGCGTTCGTCGCGCCGGGCGCGGAGGGCCGCCCGCTCCGACTGGAGGTCCTCGATTCGGCCCACGACGGTCGCTCGCTCCGCTCGCTTCTCGCCGAGAATCGCTTCGACGGCCTCGACCTGCGCTTCGATCTCCGCGCGTTCGACGGGTTGGCCGCAGGTCCAACAGGTGACGCTCCCCGCATCGGGTCGCAGGTCGTCGAGGGCGTCGGCCGCGTCGAACGCCTCCGGAAGCCGCGCCTCGGCCAAGAACTCCTGGTTCATCTCGACGATCGGACTCAGGGCGTTGATCGTCTCGTCGAGTCGACCCGTCCGGTCGCGGAGTCGGCGCAGGTCGTCCTCGACGGCCTCTAGGCGTGCTTCGACGCTCTCGACACCTTCCGGCGTCGACTCGGCCAGCCGCTCCTCGACCGCTTCGAGGTCGTCACGGAGGGACTCGACGGCGCGGCGCTTCGTCTCCCGTCGCTCGCGGAGTCGTTCCCGTTCCTCCCGGGCCGTCTCCAGATCGTCGAGGACCGCCCGCGTCGCCGCTGCGGCCCCGCGGTAGTCCGTCCCCTCGAGTGCGGCCCGCTTCTCGTCGAGCCTCGCCACCACGTCGTCGCGTTCGTCGGCCAACCGCCGCGCCCGAACCTCCAGTTCGGGCAGGTCGTCGACCGAGTCGTCGAGGCTGGCGACGCGTCCGTCGATCCCGTCGCGTCGCTCCCGCAAGCGCTCGATTTCGGCGTCGATCGCCTCGGTGTCGACCGGCCGCATCAGTAGGTCGTGGAGATCACCGCCGTCGACGACGGCCCGCCGGATCGGGTTCTCCTCCCCCAACACCACGAAGAGGTCGACGAGGGTCGACGCCGGTGCGTACGGCGTCGCGTCCACGACGACCGTCTCCCCGTCCCGCCGTCGCAGGTCGAGTTCGTA from Haloplanus salinus encodes:
- a CDS encoding BCCT family transporter, producing the protein MTSHATAVLERLARSALLPVCVLSGVVVVFGFFFPAIVGSVVSGRGWLVLSLLFFGTGLTYLALLPVDSPDADDSQPGAPYLLRVRHLSWRNWAGGFLARQDPVTFGVPVVVLGGFFAARLLAPTQTGVAVTAARRVLFGRFDWVFLGAMFLAVGYAFVLLVGPWGSIRLGGPDAEPDYTYPTYFAMVFTAGIAAGVVFWGPAESLFHYGSPPPGTGVTPRSAAAAVVALTYASFHWGVSAWCAYLVVGLPIAYYTHQHGAPLRVSTILTPFLGVDGLDGALAKLVDVLAIFATIGGIATSVAFVGQQFLAGITFQWGVAVGGSGALLFVAGLVVIYGVSAESGVQRGIRRIAGVNLVLFVLFALLLLIVGPRGFVLDVGAAALGRYATDFVSMSFVASSPWAADWTVWNWAWWFSWAPFAGLFLAALSKGRRVRTVVFTGVVATSVASVCWHLLFGGTALALQRSGRADVLATIDAAGGAEAVAGFPVLAALPLSRLLLFAFLALIVVFIVTSADTSTLVVSILATRRGVAPTTGSIVFWGVLQGLVAGAVLLVGGGESLQVAAVLTGGPFAVLSVVALAGLTLAFRRHERGRSTLVGRIRAAVGRAGDPPGDDG
- a CDS encoding archaea-specific SMC-related protein; the protein is MSTDETTDEDGRKGGSQWRLDVRNVGGIDGASVTLDPGVTVVAGENASNKSSLLGSLGGVLGGPHPPLRGGCGAGSVTLDADGERYELDLRRRDGETVVVDATPYAPASTLVDLFVVLGEENPIRRAVVDGGDLHDLLMRPVDTEAIDAEIERLRERRDGIDGRVASLDDSVDDLPELEVRARRLADERDDVVARLDEKRAALEGTDYRGAAAATRAVLDDLETAREERERLRERRETKRRAVESLRDDLEAVEERLAESTPEGVESVEARLEAVEDDLRRLRDRTGRLDETINALSPIVEMNQEFLAEARLPEAFDAADALDDLRPDAGSVTCWTCGQPVERAEIEAQVEAVEAILGEKRAERATVVGRIEDLQSERAALRARRDERADLVERRRRLERDVEERERTLADLEERLDDVRDRIASLEADLDATDAADAVVERHREVSELEYERGRLERELAEVEERIEAAEEAKAERESLREERDAVTDRLAACRERVERIERETVETVNECLERVLDRLSYRALERVWVERREEEPGTVFDLQVVRTADDGGVYRAPVATLSKSEREVVGLVIALAGYLVYDVAETVPAVVVDAIEMLDAERIQGLLDVFSDHARYVVGAALPEEAERLRERFETVALASSAT